In a genomic window of Streptomyces sp. NBC_01142:
- a CDS encoding M20/M25/M40 family metallo-hydrolase, whose protein sequence is MLTKRMPRARLGTLLLMLGLVVLGALALLPLRSPDPAGLDAPAGEFSAERARPHIERIATRPRPMGSAANAEVRAYLVEQLRALGLQPKVQQVTAADSYPDHASVAGRVSNVHATVPGTGGTGRVLIVAHYDSVFTGPGATDDGMGVATVLEVARALKSGPAPRNTVELLITDGEEPGSLGAKGFTDSALAGDPKNTVILNLEARGTKGRLVMFETGEGNAAFLSSLSDRTPFATSTSDEIYRLLPNDTDFTVFQKAGFTGMNFAVVAGSARYDMELDNLANQRLETLQDMGSTVLAATRKLSGGDLSVPEAGDSTYFTVFGLLVSYPQGLGTALAVLGSAAAAVLIWFARRRGAVRVRGVALVAGTLPLPLVGSVALGFLGWQVLVVLRPHYDAFQFGDPYRPGPAITGLIVLTAVACLFWLLWMRRRRDAFTVGAGVLCWFAGLALLTAFLLPGASYLFLWPTLIGVLGLAVALRLADESPWQPVALSAAAVPSVVLLLPLTAVLFPTLGLAFSGAALAVVVLLLLPALPGLLPLPRRRLVPVALAAGALLGGALVGVGAAADGVDAHHPAQAGLFYVHDADTGADSWYSDADSGEPWVRQHAPGPKTSVEERIPALIQPGGYRKGPASGGTTPVPQAKVLQQRRSGDIREVRLRLSADRATATALSFYADARRTQLVDVTVDGKRLPGGRNRQTSTPWKWGCHLVAPAGGFEVVLRLRGDSPVPLRLLAYAAEVPASALKSPRPATIAWTPSGFGQGIGIRTINV, encoded by the coding sequence TTGCTGACCAAGCGCATGCCGCGCGCCAGGCTCGGCACCTTGTTGCTGATGCTGGGGCTCGTTGTCCTCGGGGCTCTGGCGCTGCTGCCGTTGCGCAGTCCTGACCCGGCCGGTCTCGACGCGCCGGCCGGCGAATTCTCCGCGGAACGTGCCCGTCCGCACATTGAGCGGATCGCGACCCGGCCGCGGCCGATGGGGTCGGCCGCAAACGCCGAGGTCCGCGCGTATCTGGTCGAGCAGCTCCGCGCGTTGGGCCTGCAACCGAAGGTCCAGCAGGTGACCGCGGCCGACAGTTATCCGGATCACGCCTCGGTGGCCGGGCGGGTCAGCAACGTCCATGCGACCGTCCCGGGCACGGGCGGCACAGGGCGCGTGCTGATCGTCGCCCACTACGACTCGGTCTTCACCGGGCCCGGCGCGACCGACGACGGCATGGGTGTGGCCACCGTCCTGGAGGTCGCAAGAGCGCTGAAGTCGGGTCCGGCCCCGCGCAACACCGTGGAACTGCTGATCACCGACGGCGAGGAACCTGGGTCACTCGGCGCCAAGGGCTTCACCGACTCGGCCCTCGCCGGGGATCCGAAGAACACCGTGATCCTCAATCTGGAGGCGAGGGGCACCAAGGGACGGCTGGTGATGTTCGAGACAGGCGAGGGCAACGCTGCCTTCCTGTCGTCGCTGTCCGACCGCACTCCCTTCGCCACGTCCACCTCCGACGAGATCTACCGGCTCCTGCCGAACGACACCGACTTCACGGTCTTCCAGAAGGCCGGCTTCACCGGGATGAACTTCGCGGTGGTCGCCGGCTCGGCCCGCTACGACATGGAGCTGGACAATCTGGCCAACCAGCGACTGGAAACGCTGCAGGACATGGGTTCCACCGTGCTGGCGGCGACCAGGAAACTGAGCGGCGGCGACCTCTCCGTGCCGGAGGCCGGCGACAGCACCTACTTCACGGTGTTCGGCTTGCTGGTGAGCTATCCGCAAGGGCTCGGTACGGCACTGGCCGTCCTCGGCTCGGCCGCAGCGGCGGTACTGATCTGGTTCGCCCGCAGGCGCGGCGCCGTCCGGGTACGCGGCGTCGCGCTGGTCGCAGGGACGCTTCCGCTTCCGCTGGTCGGTTCGGTGGCGCTGGGCTTTCTCGGCTGGCAGGTACTCGTAGTGCTGCGGCCGCACTACGACGCGTTCCAGTTCGGCGATCCGTACCGCCCGGGCCCGGCGATCACCGGACTGATCGTGCTCACCGCCGTGGCCTGTCTGTTCTGGCTGCTGTGGATGCGCCGCCGGCGCGACGCCTTCACCGTCGGAGCCGGGGTCCTGTGCTGGTTCGCCGGCCTTGCCCTGCTGACCGCCTTCCTGTTGCCGGGTGCGTCCTACCTGTTCCTCTGGCCCACCCTGATCGGCGTACTGGGGCTCGCCGTTGCCCTGCGGCTGGCGGACGAGTCGCCCTGGCAGCCGGTGGCCCTATCCGCCGCCGCGGTGCCGTCCGTCGTGCTGCTCCTGCCGCTGACCGCGGTGCTGTTCCCGACTCTCGGGCTGGCGTTCTCCGGCGCGGCTCTCGCGGTCGTCGTGCTGCTGCTTCTGCCCGCGCTGCCCGGACTGCTGCCGCTCCCCCGGCGGCGGCTGGTGCCGGTGGCCCTGGCCGCTGGTGCGCTGCTGGGAGGCGCCCTGGTCGGAGTCGGTGCCGCCGCGGACGGCGTCGACGCTCACCACCCCGCCCAGGCCGGTCTGTTCTATGTGCATGACGCGGACACCGGTGCCGACTCCTGGTACAGCGACGCCGACTCCGGTGAACCCTGGGTCAGGCAGCACGCGCCGGGCCCGAAGACCTCCGTGGAAGAGCGGATTCCCGCGCTCATCCAGCCCGGGGGCTACCGCAAGGGCCCCGCGTCCGGTGGCACCACACCGGTGCCGCAGGCGAAGGTGCTTCAGCAGCGGCGCTCCGGCGACATCCGCGAGGTACGGCTGCGGCTGAGCGCCGATCGCGCGACGGCGACCGCGCTGTCGTTCTACGCGGACGCCCGCAGGACGCAACTGGTCGACGTCACGGTGGACGGGAAGCGGCTGCCGGGCGGGCGCAACAGGCAGACGTCGACTCCCTGGAAATGGGGTTGTCACCTCGTCGCTCCCGCAGGCGGCTTCGAGGTGGTGCTGCGGCTGCGCGGCGACTCGCCGGTGCCGCTGCGGCTGCTGGCCTATGCGGCCGAAGTACCGGCCTCGGCCCTCAAGTCGCCGCGCCCCGCCACGATCGCCTGGACGCCCTCCGGGTTCGGCCAGGGCATCGGCATCCGAACGATCAACGTGTGA
- a CDS encoding sulfotransferase family protein, protein MNDGQNIPRVIALWSAPRARSTAFFRSMVERGDLATLHEPFCNLVDFGETTVDDKVVRSDQELIEAMRTLSERQRVFFKDTTDYRYPSVLEDARFLREARHTFLIRHPDEIAASYYALKQDMTAKDIGLEQMYELYRAACDKGDRPVVLDSEDLVRRPVETVAAYCAAVGLPSRPEALNWQPGKRAEWERSDRWHTEVSNSSGFTAKSTEYAATVRNNAMLADFSARHEPFYQALFKERLVVA, encoded by the coding sequence ATGAACGACGGTCAGAACATCCCTCGTGTGATCGCCCTGTGGAGTGCACCCCGAGCCCGGTCGACCGCCTTCTTCCGGTCGATGGTGGAGCGTGGTGACCTGGCCACGCTGCACGAGCCCTTCTGCAATCTCGTCGACTTCGGTGAGACCACGGTCGACGACAAGGTCGTGCGCTCCGACCAGGAGCTGATCGAGGCGATGCGGACGCTGTCCGAGCGGCAGCGGGTGTTCTTCAAGGACACCACCGACTACCGCTACCCCTCGGTGCTCGAGGACGCGCGCTTTCTGCGCGAGGCCCGGCACACCTTTCTGATCCGGCATCCGGACGAGATCGCGGCGTCGTACTACGCCCTCAAGCAGGACATGACCGCGAAGGACATCGGCCTGGAGCAGATGTACGAGCTCTACCGGGCGGCGTGCGACAAGGGCGACCGTCCGGTGGTCCTGGACTCCGAGGATCTCGTGCGGCGGCCGGTGGAGACCGTGGCCGCCTACTGCGCCGCGGTGGGGCTGCCCTCGCGGCCGGAGGCGCTGAACTGGCAGCCGGGCAAGCGCGCCGAGTGGGAGCGCTCCGACCGCTGGCACACCGAGGTGAGCAACAGCTCCGGCTTCACCGCCAAGTCCACCGAGTACGCCGCCACCGTCCGGAACAACGCCATGCTGGCGGACTTCAGTGCCCGGCACGAGCCGTTCTACCAGGCACTGTTCAAGGAGCGTCTGGTGGTGGCCTGA
- a CDS encoding MFS transporter — MTSTGTAEGSLLRHRDFRLFWTGDLVSQLGSEMTLFALPLVMVSTLHASGTQIGLLEALYTLPFFALPLFVGVWQERRDRRPVMIAADLARFALVVTVPVGAVLGRLSLAHVYLVAVLVGSLSVVYDIAAKSYLPRLVPPEQLGSANSKLTTDQAISATMGPGTGGWLAGLFGAASVLFLDSLSYLISAVALMRVRHREKVAEPPTAERNLRRELADGLRSVFGNPPVRAIALHAAIYNAGGSLINVAFLMHFIRDLDMGTFAFGMVTVIGGVGAICGAIGVPVLFNRIGYGPALLVALFFSTNAYFLLPAITGPDTAVFWSASIGFFFGFGGSAAGSVIAVTVRQKVTPPELHARMNATYRLMNFGTIPIGAVIAGVMVDTLGGRTTLWLAPIVLLASVLPVANRTIWNLRRL; from the coding sequence ATGACGTCGACCGGGACCGCAGAAGGCAGCCTCCTCCGGCACCGGGACTTCCGCCTGTTCTGGACCGGCGATCTCGTCTCCCAGCTCGGGTCCGAGATGACCCTCTTCGCTCTTCCGCTGGTGATGGTGAGCACCCTGCACGCCTCCGGCACCCAGATAGGGCTGCTGGAGGCGCTGTACACCCTCCCGTTCTTCGCTCTTCCGCTGTTCGTCGGGGTATGGCAGGAACGCCGGGACCGTCGCCCCGTGATGATCGCCGCGGACCTCGCCCGCTTCGCGCTGGTGGTCACGGTTCCGGTGGGCGCGGTGCTGGGCCGGCTGTCGCTCGCCCACGTGTATCTGGTCGCCGTACTCGTCGGATCCCTGAGCGTCGTGTACGACATCGCGGCCAAGTCGTATCTGCCACGTCTCGTCCCGCCCGAACAGCTCGGGTCGGCCAACAGCAAGCTCACCACGGACCAGGCGATCAGCGCGACGATGGGGCCGGGCACCGGAGGCTGGCTGGCGGGTCTCTTCGGAGCGGCCAGCGTGCTGTTCCTGGACTCCCTGAGCTATCTGATATCCGCGGTGGCGCTGATGCGGGTACGCCACCGGGAGAAGGTGGCCGAGCCGCCGACGGCCGAGCGGAATCTGCGCCGCGAGCTCGCCGACGGACTCAGATCGGTGTTCGGCAACCCGCCGGTGCGCGCCATCGCCCTGCACGCCGCGATCTACAACGCCGGCGGGTCGTTGATCAACGTGGCCTTCCTGATGCACTTCATCCGTGACCTCGACATGGGCACATTTGCCTTCGGCATGGTGACGGTGATCGGCGGGGTCGGCGCCATCTGCGGCGCGATCGGCGTGCCCGTGCTGTTCAACAGGATCGGATACGGCCCCGCCCTGCTCGTCGCCCTGTTCTTCTCCACCAACGCCTATTTCCTGCTGCCCGCGATCACCGGTCCGGACACCGCCGTCTTCTGGTCGGCGTCCATCGGTTTCTTCTTCGGCTTCGGCGGCTCCGCCGCCGGCAGCGTGATCGCTGTGACGGTGCGTCAGAAGGTCACACCGCCCGAGTTGCACGCGAGGATGAACGCCACCTACCGGTTGATGAACTTCGGGACCATCCCCATCGGCGCCGTGATCGCCGGTGTCATGGTGGACACGCTCGGCGGACGCACCACACTCTGGCTGGCCCCGATCGTGCTGCTGGCGTCGGTGCTCCCGGTTGCCAACCGGACCATCTGGAACCTGCGGCGGCTCTGA
- a CDS encoding amino acid adenylation domain-containing protein, translating to MDDDIQREWNDTAEDYPDIAGLCVHQSFERWVDVRPSMAAARFEGEELSYLELNRRANQLARHLHRLGIGPESVVGVLLERGLGLPVALLGILKSGAAYLPLDVQHPASRLGYLVEDAGCEVVVTTGAPAAGLPDDILPVCLDDPAVSAALAGLPDGNPDCPVHPDNLAYLLYTSGSTGPPKGTLIQHGSVVNMAEYCRQAYRLEPPDRILQFANPSFDVSVFDFFAALCNGITLVQGARLTLLDPRALTELIRAERVTVMDIPPAVARLLDPAGLPDLRMANIGGEALPGELADRFQAPHRQVHNTYGPTEVTVTSTDYRCPPDLHDSRPPIGKPIANLRAYVMDTEGNPVPLGEPGELMMGGIGVGRGYHRRPALTAEKFVPDPFGPPGTRLYRTGDLVRRRPDGNLEFLDRIDTQLKVNGHRVEPGEVEAALCEHPGIGAALVDLTGGGADRTLVAFLVPPDGATAPSIEEVRAHLRGQLPSYMIPGRVIVLDALPLTPNGKVDRGQLRSVAAGRS from the coding sequence GTGGACGACGATATCCAGCGGGAATGGAACGACACCGCCGAGGACTATCCGGACATCGCCGGTCTGTGCGTGCACCAGTCCTTCGAGCGCTGGGTGGACGTCCGGCCGTCGATGGCGGCGGCCCGGTTCGAGGGCGAGGAGCTCAGCTATCTCGAGCTGAACCGGCGTGCCAACCAGCTGGCCCGCCACCTGCACCGGCTCGGCATCGGCCCGGAATCGGTGGTCGGGGTCCTGCTGGAGCGCGGCCTCGGCCTTCCGGTGGCTCTGCTGGGCATTCTCAAGTCGGGCGCGGCGTATCTGCCGCTGGACGTCCAGCACCCGGCGAGCCGGCTGGGATACCTGGTCGAGGACGCCGGCTGCGAGGTGGTGGTGACCACCGGCGCGCCGGCCGCAGGGCTGCCCGACGACATCCTGCCGGTCTGCCTGGACGACCCCGCGGTCTCGGCCGCGCTGGCCGGTCTGCCGGACGGCAATCCCGACTGTCCGGTGCACCCGGACAACCTGGCCTATCTGCTGTACACCTCCGGTTCCACCGGTCCGCCGAAGGGCACACTCATCCAGCACGGATCGGTGGTCAACATGGCGGAGTACTGCCGTCAGGCGTACCGCCTCGAACCGCCGGACCGGATCCTGCAGTTCGCGAACCCGAGCTTCGACGTGAGCGTCTTCGACTTCTTCGCCGCGTTGTGCAACGGGATCACCCTGGTCCAGGGGGCGAGGCTGACCCTGCTCGATCCTCGGGCGCTCACCGAGCTGATCCGTGCGGAACGGGTCACCGTGATGGACATCCCGCCCGCCGTGGCGCGACTGCTGGACCCGGCCGGGCTGCCGGACCTGCGCATGGCGAACATCGGCGGTGAGGCCCTGCCGGGCGAGCTGGCCGACCGCTTCCAGGCGCCGCATCGGCAGGTGCACAACACCTACGGGCCGACGGAGGTGACCGTCACCTCGACCGACTACCGGTGTCCGCCCGATCTGCACGACAGCAGACCACCGATCGGAAAGCCCATCGCCAACCTTCGGGCCTATGTGATGGACACGGAGGGCAACCCGGTACCCCTGGGTGAACCGGGGGAGCTGATGATGGGCGGGATCGGGGTCGGCCGGGGCTACCACAGACGCCCGGCACTGACCGCGGAGAAGTTCGTGCCGGACCCGTTCGGCCCGCCGGGCACCCGGCTGTACCGCACCGGTGATCTGGTCCGCCGGCGTCCGGACGGGAACCTGGAGTTCCTCGATCGCATCGACACCCAGCTGAAGGTGAACGGCCACCGGGTCGAGCCGGGAGAGGTCGAGGCCGCGTTGTGCGAGCATCCCGGCATCGGCGCCGCGCTGGTCGATCTGACCGGCGGAGGCGCCGATCGCACGCTGGTCGCCTTCCTGGTGCCGCCGGACGGTGCGACGGCACCGTCGATCGAGGAGGTCCGGGCGCATCTGCGCGGACAGCTGCCCTCGTACATGATCCCCGGCCGGGTCATTGTGCTGGACGCTCTGCCGCTGACCCCGAACGGCAAGGTCGATCGGGGTCAGCTGCGGAGCGTGGCGGCCGGCCGGAGCTGA
- the gntD gene encoding guanitoxin biosynthesis L-enduracididine beta-hydroxylase GntD, giving the protein MGGTQAQNSEAALSWHDGIPYLRLTPSERTEVRALAETFVREFGAEEPDELERLLGEISLYAHRMPERLRVVLNEFRLTGRPNGGLVLSGLPVDEDAVGTTPGDYTAEPDGAEVTTATAILLLVGSLLGDPFSYLSQQRGKLVLDVFPIAGHEEEQLGSSSTTLLEWHNEDAFHPNRADWIMLLCLRNPDAVPTMFAPVEGLEIDDEHGKILFEERFVILPDESHTAQFNSETTGIDANSSQAAAFQRIRRMNQEPERISILSGDPDTPYVRIDPAFMQRELDDAPAEQALEAVISAFEARMKDVALDSGELLIIDNKRAVHGRRPFQARYDGTDRWLRRINVTADLRSSAGRRFGGHGRALI; this is encoded by the coding sequence GTGGGCGGGACCCAGGCACAGAACTCCGAGGCCGCGCTGAGCTGGCATGACGGCATTCCCTATCTGCGGCTCACGCCGTCCGAACGCACCGAGGTGCGCGCGCTCGCCGAGACCTTCGTCAGGGAGTTCGGCGCAGAGGAACCGGACGAGCTGGAGCGGCTGCTGGGCGAGATCTCCCTGTACGCGCACCGGATGCCGGAGCGCCTGCGGGTGGTGTTGAACGAGTTCCGGTTGACCGGCCGGCCCAACGGCGGTCTGGTGCTGTCCGGCCTGCCGGTGGACGAGGATGCCGTCGGCACGACTCCGGGTGACTACACGGCGGAGCCCGACGGCGCGGAGGTGACCACGGCGACCGCGATCCTGCTGCTGGTCGGCTCGCTGCTCGGCGACCCCTTCTCCTACCTTTCCCAGCAGCGCGGCAAGTTGGTCCTCGACGTGTTCCCCATCGCGGGACACGAGGAGGAGCAACTGGGCTCCAGTTCCACCACATTGCTGGAGTGGCACAACGAGGACGCGTTCCATCCCAACCGCGCCGACTGGATCATGCTGCTCTGCCTGCGCAATCCGGATGCGGTGCCGACCATGTTCGCGCCGGTCGAGGGTCTGGAGATCGACGACGAGCACGGGAAGATCCTCTTCGAGGAGCGGTTCGTCATCCTGCCCGATGAGTCGCACACCGCCCAGTTCAACTCCGAGACCACCGGCATCGACGCGAACAGCAGTCAGGCGGCGGCCTTCCAGCGGATCCGGCGGATGAACCAGGAGCCGGAGCGGATCTCGATCCTCAGCGGTGATCCGGACACGCCGTACGTACGGATCGACCCCGCGTTCATGCAGCGTGAACTCGACGACGCCCCCGCAGAGCAGGCACTTGAGGCCGTCATCAGCGCTTTTGAGGCACGGATGAAAGATGTTGCGCTGGACAGCGGGGAGCTGTTGATCATAGACAACAAGCGGGCGGTGCACGGGCGGCGGCCCTTCCAGGCCCGTTACGACGGCACCGACCGCTGGCTGCGCCGCATCAACGTGACGGCGGATCTGCGGAGTTCCGCGGGCCGCCGGTTCGGCGGCCACGGCCGTGCCCTGATCTGA
- a CDS encoding VOC family protein has protein sequence MRSLIRHITLDCADPHEPYELAGFWSEVLGHPVDPEDGPGDDEVCLTVPDGRPTLLFVRVPEKKTLKNRVHFDLGPEQPRDLEVERLSALGATIVDDRRKPNGRGWVVMADPAGNEFCVEGNAAEHAAAERAYNAEKEAERKAAESAESAGRP, from the coding sequence TTGAGGTCCCTCATCCGGCACATCACCCTCGACTGTGCGGACCCGCACGAGCCCTACGAGCTGGCCGGGTTCTGGAGTGAGGTACTCGGCCATCCGGTGGATCCGGAGGACGGGCCGGGTGACGACGAGGTGTGCCTGACGGTGCCCGACGGCCGGCCGACCCTGCTGTTCGTGCGCGTGCCGGAGAAGAAGACACTCAAGAACAGGGTGCACTTCGACCTGGGACCGGAGCAGCCGCGGGACCTGGAGGTCGAGCGTCTGTCGGCCCTCGGCGCGACCATTGTCGACGACCGGCGCAAGCCGAACGGCAGGGGCTGGGTGGTGATGGCGGATCCGGCCGGGAACGAGTTCTGCGTCGAGGGCAACGCGGCGGAACACGCGGCGGCCGAACGCGCGTACAACGCGGAGAAGGAGGCCGAAAGGAAGGCAGCCGAGTCAGCCGAGTCAGCCGGGCGGCCATGA